Part of the Papio anubis isolate 15944 chromosome 6, Panubis1.0, whole genome shotgun sequence genome, CCCCACCACGTCACCCATACCTGGGAAAAGCTGGCGAGTGGGTGCACTGAGCTGGGCAGGTCGTGCCACTCGGTAGGCCACATCAGCTGGACAGATGCCTTTCGTTCTCTGGACACcatcagggagggaggggaacCTCAGAGCCCGGAGCACATCCACAGGGGGTGCACCTGGGAGAGTCCATGACTATCAGGAGAAGGGACATGCCCTCAGGAGGGCATAAATAGGGAACATTTGGGATCTAGAACTCAGCTTTCCAGGGCTCAAACTCCCTGCAAGGCAAAGGTCACCTCACCCTCACTTGCTTCTAAACAGTGCCTGAATGGACTGGAAATGCAAAGGTACCTGGAGGCAGGGCAGCATCAGCCGGCATTCATCCCCACGACACTCCTGCCCCCCTCTCTCCTAGCATCTGCCTCTCTTACACTCTCCCTTTGTCTTTTAGCCTATGAATCTGCCTCTCTCTGTGCTCTCTGAACATCTCTCTCAACTCTCCAtctgtctcctgtctctctcactctcttactctctctgtctcattatgttggtctttctgtctctatctcttctGTCTTCCTCCATTTCTCTCACATTCTGTccatctttttctctccctcgCTCTCACTCTCTTTCCATATCTCTCACTCTCTGGGTCTCTGGCATCTGTCCTGTCTCCAGCACAAACAACATCTGGGCAATCGATCATCCTGGGCACAGGAGGTGCAGGGGGGCCACGAGGAAGAGACCAGAGAGGCAGCTCTGTGGGAGGGGCTTTGAGCAGCTACCGATCCCAGGtttgggggatggggtgggaacAACCCTGACCATGCTGAGGAAAAAGATACAAGAAAGCTCTCCCAGGAGTCTGTGCCTCCTGGTTTAGGAGATGAGTTGGGGAGGGGTGGAGGAATGGGGGGCGGGGGCTGAAGCTGCCACGCGGAGCCGGAACAAGTCCAGGGCCCCGAGCCACACATCTGTGGATCCCATCAGAGTGCTTGCCCAGAACCCAGGCAAGCTCCCCACACCTGGAACCTCAATCCTGTCTCACCCCCCTCACCAACCCCACCACCTGGGACCCAAAGATTCAAGACCCAGCCCACCAGCCCTGTCTACTTAGAACTCAGCTTCCTAGGGCTCAAACTCCCTGGAAAACAAAAGATCACCTCGACCTCACTTGCTCCTCTGTATACATACTCTTCACACCATCAGCTCCAGATTGGAAAAATCCCAAAGAGAGTTTCAGCAAAACTTTCACAGAAGTGTGGGGCAGGGCAGaggccagagcaatcaggagagcagagctgggtggggtggttGAGGTGGGGCGGGCAGGCAGAGAAAAGGCCCTTTGAGTCCAGGAGCCGGGAAACCACGGCCTTCCCCCCCAACCCCCGCCTAAGCCTGGCCCCCGCGCGTGTGGCAGCTCCGCAAACACCAACACACAAGGGCTGCTTTGAGAGACGAAGGGTGAgtgagacagagacacagagactcaCAGAGACCCCAGGCCAAGGAGACCTTGGAGGCCCCTACCCTCCACCAAACCCCAGGGGAGTACAATTCGATCATATAGACGACCTACCCACAGGTCCGCCCACCATCTTCCCACACCAGGCCACATACTTGCCCCACTGTCTCCAGCCTAATCTGCCCCACAGGCTCCCCATTGGTAGCCCCATCACCCTCCACCACTCTACCTCTGGCCCCCCAGATGCCTTATTCTCTAACCTTAGGAATTCCACAGTAACTCATTTCCCTAAAGTCCCATCTCTACCGACTCAGCTCCTGAAATAAGAAACAGTCATCttagccatcctcctgcctccatgcCAGAGGATCCCTCTTCCCCCTAAGAAAGACTCCTAGAGTCTACAGGTACCATACGCCTCAATGTCCTGGCCCTGGGCCTCACTGTCCTCACATCTTGGAAGTTCTTCCTTCTGAAATCTAATCTAAATCCTTTATGCTGCCATTCTGACCATTTTCTCTCTAAAGCAGAGAAGAATTGAATCGTCAAGTTAAATACAAATCAGCCCTCAGTGTCTCCAGAAATAGTGGACTTTTCCCAGCCTGCTGAGGGCTGGTGCTCACAGCCCCCTCCTCCCTGACATCAAATCCCCTTTCCTAGAAGCCAGGAATTCTGGGTCctgggaaaaagaaggaaaagatcgGGGTTGTGGACACCAGGGTCCCAGGGGAGCCTGGCTGgccagagggaggaggggctaGGCAGGAATGCAAAGAGTTGGCTCTGGCCTCAGACACCTGATCCTGGCCTGTCCGGCGGGCCGTCCTGTTGGCAGCCAGCCCCAGTGCTCCCCAGAGCCAGCTGCGTGGCAGCATTGAGGGcacagggagggggagggggtcCCTGTCCAGGAGGCTGATAAGACAGGTAGTCAAGGCACCCTTTCTTTCTGGGCTTACTGGGCTCTGCTCTGAATCACAGGTGCTCACCCCTTATCCCAGAGACAGCAACAGAAAGGCCAGAAGACACACACGCCTCACCCATCAACACTGGCATCTACCACCCCCACACCAGCAATGACTGGACCCGGCTGGCCCTGGCCATCTTTAGCTCTGGCCATCTTCAGCTCTTCCCAAGGACCCAAGACAAGCATCCATCCCCATTCAGGGCTCTCTAAAGTGGTCCTCCACCTTTCAGCCCTACCTGCCCTCCCCCAGTCACTTTAAGGAGGAAGAGATCCCTACCCTGAATCCAAGGAACACAGGtgtcctgccctccagcctggaccctTGAAGCCCCAAATCTCCTTGTTAGACTCAGAAGCTCCTGCCCCAGGCATCAGCTGTCCCCTTCCCAGAGACACTCGGAGCTCCAGCCACACTCCAAGGACTCAGGCATCAGGACTCCGCTTACCTGCCCAGCCTGGGGCCGCGCTCAGCCCCAGCACCAgaggtaggaggaggaggaggcgatGGCAGCGGCTGCACCGCTCCATGGCTGAGAAACCGGAACGCCAGGTCCCAGGGACCCAGGGACCCAGGTCGGCCTGAGACGCTGGATGCTCTGAGGCTGACAGAAGACAGGGAGCAGACTATGAGCCTCAGACGCTGGGGTCCCAGGGAGGTCAGAGGCTGCGGGCAGCAGCAGCTGTCAGCGGCCCAGCTCCATGCAGCAAGGCGCCGTCGGGGCTCCCGGCACTGCTCCCTCCTCGGTGGCTGCCGCTTCTGTGTGTCCCCGGCCACCCTGGCGCCCAGAGCCCCCACCTCgcccccgcccccggcccggCCCCTGCCTCCAGCCGCCCGCCCACAGCCACCAAGGGGAAACCCCACCCTCAGTCTCCACCTGGGGAGGGAGGCGAGAACCCTccctctctctggctctctcctGCTCCTTGTAGGTCTCAATGGCCTGTACCCTAAGATTCTCTTTTCGGGAACCCAAATATCTTCCCTAGCCCCTTCCTTTTCTAGGACCCAAACGTCCAGTCACACACACCCACTCCCGTTCCCTCCCTCTTGGGGGCCCAGAGCCCCCTTTCAGCAGAGACCTGGGTGGGATTTAGGGCACagtgggaggggagaggcaggcctgggggtcgcagtccccaccccacccataATCAGGTCTCCATAATTACTTCCCTCACCCCGCCCCGTGTAATTACAGAGCGGGCCGGGGCGGGGGTATTTATAGACAAGGCTATAGATAGCGACGAACTGGGGCGGGGGATGTGTGGGGAGGTGTTCTACGGGGAGCAAGAGGCCAGCGACCGGAACCCACCGACAAACACAGGATAGTCAGGTCCAAGGATATGCACATGGGGGACGCAGTAAGGGAGTCCCAGGGCCCAGGTAGAGGGGGAGCAGTGGTAAGATGAGCGAGCAGTCGACTCTGGTTGGAAGAGTCCAGGGAAATGGGGTCACTCAGGGACGTGGGCCGCCTCCTGGCGGGCAACGCCTGAGAAGCCCGCAGCGCTCGGCGCCCAGTGCGCCCCCACGAGCAGGCACGGCGCCGGGTCTGCCCGGAGCCCGCAGCGCGGCCGGAGGGAAGGCCGGAGCGAGCCGAGGCGCCGCCGCCCGCTGGCGCGGAGAGGGCACGAGCGAACAAGGCGCCTTTGAGAAGCCACCGCCCCCCTTCCTCCTCTGGCCGGCCCCGCCCCGAGCCTGGCAcaccctctcccccctccccgaCAAAGCTTGCCTTGTGTCCCCCACCCTGCGTCCACCTCTTGGGCCCCAGGGAACCTCGGTGGCAGCGTCCAGGGATCGCGTCCGGAGCTCCCAACCGGATACCCCCCCAAGCCCGAAACGGCGCTGCCCATCCTCATACAGTCACCTCAGTCCAGAAAACAGCGATTTTAATTTGAAAGCGATTTTATGTATGAGTGAGAGGGGAAAGGAGCCCCAAAGAGAAAGGACGCAGGGCAAAAATCATGCAGCCCCAGCACCCCACCTCTGCGGGCTGGCCACCTCCCCTCAATTCTCAGGCCAGGATCCTGTGTCCCCAACCTATGCTATGtgcccagggctggaggagaGCTGTGAAGGGAAGGCCTCCGGGACTACACTCAGGAAAACATCCCCTGTGGGGGCCCTGTCCTCACAGCCCAGGCCCCTTCTCCAAGTTAGACAGAAGAGATGGGGAGGGGGAAAGCTGGGAAGGCTAGTGCTTGGAGAGCCCTAGAGACAGGCCATTTCAGGGCCCTGCCTTTCCCAAACACCCACCTCCACCACTGGCATTTCTTAGTCAACCTGGGAAAGTACAGTACTTCTTTGAGTCTAACTGCAAGTCTCTATCCtcagaggaaattaaaaatagcagATCGGTTCATACATCTCCACCAGCcccttcaccaccaccaccacctttttTATATTTCAGTCTGACTGCAGAAGGAGGTGAAGTGTAAAAAGAGACTCTGGACAGTAACAGGGCCCCTCCCTCTTCCAGAGAGGCCCCCATCTGCCAGGTTTGAGAAGAGGAAGGCCTGTCAGGCCCTACTCTCATGTCCATCAGTTTGGGGGGCCTGCCCCCCAATATCCACCTCTGGGGGAGTTCCCCATTTCCACTCTTCAGATGGGAAGCAAAATGAGGCAAGATGAGAAGGAAGCAAGGTCCTGGAGGCAGGGCCAGTGCTTTGTGCTGGGGGAAGGACAGAGGGTGAGAAATCACCCCAAATCACGGGAGACCCCGACAAATTCAGAGACTCAAGGCCACTGAAGGGAGACAACCAGTCTTCACAGGGATCTGGGGTCCCTTCCAACTTGGGATATCAAGCAGATCCCTTGGAGGGTTTATGTTCTTGGTTCTGCCCTGTACTTCTCACCCCATCAAGGTTCTGGGAACATggccccccaccctgccccagggCTTGGAGTCCCTCTAGGATGTGTGCTCCTCCAGCGTGAGAAGCACCACGTCAGGGTCTGAGCTCAGGCCAGTTGATGGGGAGCCTCAAGCATCTCCATGAGGAAGGTGTCGATGGGGGTGTCACCAATGAGCTTGAAGAAAAACAGATGCTCTAGACACTTAAGGCCAATGGACCGGAGGGCAGGAAGACGTAGCAGCAGCTTGGCAAACCTGgagtggaggtgggagagggggaTTGAGAGCTGGAAGCACACGGGCCCTAAATACATCCTCATAGCACTCCCCACTCCCAAGGGAGCCTCAGTGCCCCCAGCCCCATCTCACCGTCCCTGCTGCTCAGGGTACTTCTGTTTGCAGTAGGTCTCCAGTGATGCATACACTTTCTCCCGCAGGACCTCCACCTCACTAGGGTTGGAGAGGCCCTTGGCATCTGGGAtggcagggaagagaggaggaagagaaatgaagacaaaccAAATCAGGATGGCCGTGTGGATGTCAGTCACAGGATGCCCCTTTTGGGCTGCATTTGCTTGCCCTTTACCAGAGGCCTGGCAAGGGAAGCAGGGCCCACTGGGTTTGTGGGATGGATCCGTGGATGTGGGTTTTTCCTTGGCCAGTTGGGAGATTTCCAGGTTGAGGGTCTTACTGAGGGGGATAGCTGGGTAACTTAGGAGTCTCGGAGAAGAGGAGGCTCCAAGGTTGCCTTGGCCTTGAGAGACAAAGGTAATCCTCCTCTTACCTGGATTAAACAGAATGATTGCCCTCAGGCAGCCAAGCTCTGTCTTGTCCATCCTCATGTCACGCATTTTGGACACTAGCTCTGTCAGCACCCTGGAGAGGGACCTGCAGGTCACTCAAAGGTCACAGCTCAGCCAGCCTTGGACACGGACCAGCCTATAGCCCCACCCCCTTTATCTACATGCCAGCCTAGCCGAGGGCCACTGACCGATCAAAGATGGCTCCTACTCCTGCCGAATGGGCTGAGTTGCGGTGCACATGAAGACCTGTGGCAAGGAGGATGCCATCTCGAACATCAATGGATCGGTGGGAGAAGGAGGCAATGAGGAgctcattccagcctgggtggggcaGCAAGGGTCAGGAGCCAGAAATCAGGCCAAGGGATTCAAAGCACATCagtagaagagaaggagaaaagaggtgGCGAGGTCAGCAAGTTTGGCTCCGAGTACACAAGGTAAGGCCACTGGGGTCACTAAAGGTTGGGAAGTCAAAGAGGGGTCAAATGTCAAGAGGTCAAAGGGATCCAAGGTCACTGACCTGCCCGCAGCAATATGACCTGATCATCCAGAGGCAAGGAGGAAAAGTGTGGGATCCTCTTCGCCCACTCAACAAGCGTGAATAGCTGTTTGTCAGCTGCCTGACAGATGTTAGTCACGGGGTCATTTGGCTGCAGGGGACAGGGGTAAGAGTTATGGAAGATTTTGAGATACGCTGGGAGCCCCTTGTAAGAGGCTTTTGACAACCCCTCCTTACATATAGTCTTCCTGTGAGCCCCATCCAAACCAATCCCTGTTAAGTCAGGCTTCTCTTCTGGCATTCGTgcaaacaattatttatttgggACATGCCTGTGGTTCCGCCAGTGGGTTGTTTGGGGATTGGAGACAGAAGGAGCTATCACATCCACCTCAGAGGTTTGAAAGACCCTGTTTGGCAGCACTTCCAGTCCCAAGTAGTGTTAGGAAGGTTatgaggggaaaggagggggaggggataTAGAACAGACCTAGActgcctcccccaacccccatcaCCAAGGAGAGTGGATTGACCCCAACACTCACGCTGCTGCCGCTACCCCCGGTTCCCCCAGGACCCTCAACGCCCTGGTCACTCTTCTGCtccacagcaagctctgcctccaggatcCTGTCCACAGGCATCTCCTCGGGggctcccccagccccctccccatccccatccttGTCCTTTCCCCGCTGACGCTCCTCCTGTACCGCTGCAGGGGGAAGCGggagagaaaaaatggaaagtcaGCAGCCATCCATGAAGGGGTTCCACAAATATACTTGGCCTCATCAGGATCTCATGGCCCTTGGGAGATATTTATATGAATGGGGAAGTCACTAGAAAGGGTGGACTGGGGGCAGCCCTGAAGCAAGGGTTATAAAAGGGCAGATAAGTCAGTCTGGAAAGGTGAGGTAGGTAAAAGAATTAGGGAGGAATTTAAATGGAGAGCCTACTACATGGTTAAAAAACATGCCTGAGAAAgctgattgaaaaaaaattttttttaaataaaatatgccaaGAAACATGCTAagcacattttaacatttattcaatTATCATAATGATGCTGGAagcatttattctcatttttaaagatgaagaactTGGGATTCAAAGAGATTAGTTTGCTTAAATTCATATACTACATAGCAGGTCATACAACTTAATCTAAGTGTGTCTGAGTGCAAATCTTGTACTCTTCTTACTCAACAAATAGGCAGTGAAAGGAGCACTGGCCTAGGTCTTCAGAGATGTGGGTTCTGATCCCAAACCTGCCTGCCACTCCTTTGTTGCATGACCTTGGGAAAGCCAAGCCTCAGGCTCATCTTCTCTAAAGTGGGCGTTTTGACCAAGATGCACTCTAAAGGGTCTCTCAGAATCCTAAGAATCTGACTTAAGAAGATAAgatggagaaggaagggaagccCTGAGGTCTTCAGTAAAGTCTGTAAGCTTAAGAGTGTCAGAGTCCCAGGAGTTAGAGGAAAGACCACAGATAACAGGAAACAGAGACCAGAGAAGGTCCATGGAATCAAAGAGAGGAGGAACTACTTAGGTTAGAAATGGGGAGACAGCCCATCATGGGTAAGGAAAAGTTATTCTATCCTAGGACCAGTCTAGGGAGGGGTCATAGGTGCAGGCCACAGAGGCCTAATcattaagaaggaaactgaagggCCAGAACAGGGTAACAGGGAGGAGAGCtgcaaagggagagagaaatcaAATATCGCCCTCTAGAGGAGAGAGAACAGTCCAGCCTTCCAGAGACGTACACAGTCTGAGTCGGATAGGGGAGAAGGGTATGTGGTCTAAGACACCTGGGTAGGGCAGGTCCTTACCCTCCCTCTTCATGCCAGTGGCCAGGCACTTCTGATAGCGGCAGTACTGACAGCGGTTCCGCTGGCGCTTGTCCACTGTGCAGTCTTTGTTGTCCCGGCAAGAGTATGTAAGGTCCTTGCGGATGGTGCGTTTGAAGAAGCCCTTGCAACCCTCACAGCTGTAAACCCCATAGTGTTTGCCTACAGGGAAACGGGAGGAGCAATAAGAAGGTTGCATGGAGACAGCTTCACCATTTAGTCTCTTTCCAATCTCCCCCTAGCAAAACTTAAAGTTTAAGTCCTCTCCGTTTGCCAAATACAGAGATAGGGAACCAGGAGCTGAGTGATGATCCAGTCCCAGTCTCCCCACTGTTCAGAAACCCTACAGGCACTCCCTTTTCCCTCTGACCTTCCCCCCAATCGCATCCTACATCTCAGCTTCAGTTTCTCTACTCTCATCAAGCCTCCCCCAGGTCACTTGCTCTGACCAAACCCCATAAGCCCTGGGAATCCCACAGGTGATGATACACGGCCCAGACTCTCCCTCTCTGTTCATCCTCTGAGCCCCATACCTGAGCTTCTGTCCCCGCAGATTGCACATAGCCGTTTGCCAGCCCCAGGGCCACCTGGAGGGGGTGGACAGTGCAGGCCCCGGACCCCTAAGACTGGTGGCTTCACATCTTCAGGGGGGCCAGACCCACCCCCAGGGAGTGACACTGTTGAGTTAATCTGGGATGGGGGAAATAGGGAAGTCACAGGAAGACTTGTTGGGAAGGAGAATCTCACAGAAGTGATGGAAATCATTCCCTACTACTAAGCAAGGCCCTGCAGTGCACATTCCAGAGGGCATCATTTACACTGCAGTCTATGTGAAGGGCCATCCCTGGAGCACAACCCCAAAGAGAATAAACAGGCCCCCCGAAATTGTGCAACACAGTGACCCTGAAGGGCAGGTGTCTTGGGAAAGCAGATGGGACCAAAAGGGCAGAAAATCACTGATAGATGAAAACGACATCAAGAATatcagaattagctgggcgtggtggtaggcacctgtaatcccaaatactactcaggaggctgaggcaggagaatcgcttgaacccaggaggcagaggttgcagtgagccgagatcgtgccactgcactccagcctgggcaacagagcaagactccatctcaaaaaacaaaacaaaacaaaacacacacacacaaaaacaaagaatattaggGTTCTTTTAGGGGAGGAAGCATGCACTGAAAGATCAGTCACCTCAGGAAAGGCAAGGGGTCTCACAAAGACCACAGGACTGACAAGATTAGAGAATTGGAAGGTCAATGGGCCATGGGGAAGTTCACATATGGATCCTCGGTtacaaggaaaacaagaaaacgAAAGTGGCCAGGCAGTTAAGTTGGTCACAACCTCTCACCTGGGGGCTGCTGACAGGCCCGGAGAATCCTGGGGGAGCTGGAGGGGGCAGACCAGGGGACCCCATGGAAGAACTGATGACTGGAAAGGGAGAGCCCAGGGGGGGGGGTGGCAtcggaggtgggggtggggccccAGAGCCTCCAAGGGATGGAGCTGTTGAAGGGGGTAGGGGTGGtccaggaggagaagggggagggactCCCTGGGGAAGGGGATTTGGGGAGGAGCTGTCTGGGCTTCGGGAATCTTAGGGAGGGGTATGTACACGTACACAGACacaaaagagacagaagagacaaaaaaagaaaatgagtcttCAAACATCCAACTAGAGACTTTAATTCTCTAATACCCCACCGTGCCGGACCCAGCCCACTCCACCCATCCCCAAGTCCAGAGACACCCTGCTGTCAAACAACTGTGTAACTCCGGCTGGTCCGATGGTAGTGGGTTATCAGAACTTATTAATAAACATTAGTGTCACTAAAATTGATATACAACCCCCCACTGCTATATTTGACTGGCTAAAAAAACACAGCATAACTCCTCATTGTggtgagaggagggaggtgaCAAGGAGAGGAGGATAGTTCAGGTGAGGAAAATTTTCCAACCGATTTATTTGAATACCAGGTCATCCTAAAGCCACACCTGTCTCGTGGGTGGGGCAACACGTGGGGTAGACCATCGAGCCCCTCTATTCCCAGCGTAAAGCCAGGTAGCCAGAGCGTGCAGGGGAAAGAGATAGGCGGGAGAGACCCCTCCTACGATGCAGGATCTGCCTTTAAACGCCCAAAGTCCTGAAGCTTAAGAGGAATCGTGCCCTTCCCACGCCCGCGACCTCCGGTGCCCAAGGCCTCAAGCGGTCACGGTTAGGAGGGCGGAAGCTCCCcttccccgccccgccccggggAGGAGGGTGCTAAGGCCCTCGGGAGGGAGGGGACGCGTGTTTACAAACAAGGGGGCGGGAGCGCCAGGAAAACCAGAGGAGGGTGTGGGGGAGGGGTTGCAGATAACGCGGTTACTGGCTCGCCTGCCCTTCTGCTGGGACACTCACCCCGCCCGCTGTCGCCCATCCCGTCCCGTCCAGCCTCCCCCGGCTCCGGCTCCGGGGTTTGTTGTTCTCCGCctgccaccgccgccgccgccgccgctgcggGATCCAGCCAGGGCCGTCGCCGCCGCCACCGGGACGCGACCCCACAATGCATTTCTTTTCGCACCCCCACCGGCCCACACTGCCCTGCGGCATGCCGCTGAGGGAGGAAGGGCGGGCGAGCGGCCCAAGACATATCCCTGGCTGAGAGTAGGGATACCGAAGAGCTCCCAGGGATTCCCAGGGGTTGATCGGAGGAGTAGCTGAGCACGAGGAAGCCCCTGAGAGAAAGACTCTGGCCTGGATTGGGTAGAATTAAGCCCGTCGCTCTGCTCTGTACCAAAATGACAGCGCCAATGTGGCAGCCATCTTTGTACAGACGGGAAGTCTCGGCGCGAGTTCCCGCCCCCTCGTCTAGTTGGAAACCGAGGAGGCGGTCTCCTCCGGCCTGTTAGCCCGCCTCGCCCACCCTCCCCTCAAATAACCTCCACACTCGCGCATGCGCATCAGTGCAGGATGGATTCGTCGCTACCAGAGTACCGCCATATTGGTAAAGGCATTAGGACGAAGGTAGAACGGAACTTCCTGTTCTCGCGGGAGCTAAAGGCGGGACTGCCACGTCCGAGCAAACCGGGAAAGGAGAGGATCCCGGAGCTGGTGAgaattctctgtttttctctacCATCCTTTCTAGGCCTTTTCCTTACCTAATGAGTCATAGAGACGAGGGCCCAGAGAGTCTGTAAAGTGGCTGGTGAAAGACTAGTGTCCCAGGGCCCTACATCCGGGAGGGGGTTCGGGATAAAGAGAACTAGTCTTGGGAACAATGTAGGTAGGTGGGAACTTAAGGGAATGGGAGAGCGGCCCATAGAGGTGGACGGAGGGCGCTATTGGAGTAAAGCTGACCCTGTGTAGGTATAGAGTTGAGTCAAGTGGAGTCACTGTCTCTGTCCCTCTGGTCAGCGTGATGGCCAGAGGCCTGGGGGCCCCCCACTGGGTGGCCGTGGGACTGCTGACCTGGGCGGCCTTGGGGCTTCTGGTGGCTGGACTCGCGGGTCATGACGACCTGCACGACGATCTGCAAGAGGACTTCCATGGCCACAGTCACAGGCACTCACATGAAGATTTCCACCATGGACACAGCCATGCCCATGGCCATGGCCACACTCACGAGAGCATCTGGCATGGACATACCCACGGTCACGACCATGGACATTCACATGAGGATTTACACCATGGCCATAGCCATGGCCACTCCCATGAGAGCCTCTTCCACAGAGGACATGGACATGACCATGAGCATAGCCATGGAGGCTATGGGGAGTCTGGGGCTCCAGGCATCAAGCAGGACCTGGATGCTGTCACTCTCTGGGCTTATGTGAGTCTCCAGGGGATGGGAGAGAGAGGGGCTGGTTCTGGATTGTTGGGAAACACCACAGTACTTGACCCTGACTCTCCCTCACCAGGCACTGGGGGCCACAGTGCTGATCTCAGCAGCTCCATTTTTTGTCCTCTTCCTTATCCCCGTGGAGTCAAACTCCCCCCGGCATCGCTCTCTACTTCAGATCTTGCTCAGTT contains:
- the RXRB gene encoding retinoic acid receptor RXR-beta isoform X1 translates to MSWAARPPFLPQRHAAGQCGPVGVRKEMHCGVASRWRRRRPWLDPAAAAAAAVAGGEQQTPEPEPGEAGRDGMGDSGRDSRSPDSSSPNPLPQGVPPPSPPGPPLPPSTAPSLGGSGAPPPPPMPPPPLGSPFPVISSSMGSPGLPPPAPPGFSGPVSSPQINSTVSLPGGGSGPPEDVKPPVLGVRGLHCPPPPGGPGAGKRLCAICGDRSSGKHYGVYSCEGCKGFFKRTIRKDLTYSCRDNKDCTVDKRQRNRCQYCRYQKCLATGMKREAVQEERQRGKDKDGDGEGAGGAPEEMPVDRILEAELAVEQKSDQGVEGPGGTGGSGSSPNDPVTNICQAADKQLFTLVEWAKRIPHFSSLPLDDQVILLRAGWNELLIASFSHRSIDVRDGILLATGLHVHRNSAHSAGVGAIFDRSLSRVLTELVSKMRDMRMDKTELGCLRAIILFNPDAKGLSNPSEVEVLREKVYASLETYCKQKYPEQQGRFAKLLLRLPALRSIGLKCLEHLFFFKLIGDTPIDTFLMEMLEAPHQLA
- the RXRB gene encoding retinoic acid receptor RXR-beta isoform X2, whose protein sequence is MSWAARPPFLPQRHAAGQCGPVGVRKEMHCGVASRWRRRRPWLDPAAAAAAAVAGGEQQTPEPEPGEAGRDGMGDSGRDSRSPDSSSPNPLPQGVPPPSPPGPPLPPSTAPSLGGSGAPPPPPMPPPPLGSPFPVISSSMGSPGLPPPAPPGFSGPVSSPQINSTVSLPGGGSGPPEDVKPPVLGVRGLHCPPPPGGPGAGKRLCAICGDRSSGKHYGVYSCEGCKGFFKRTIRKDLTYSCRDNKDCTVDKRQRNRCQYCRYQKCLATGMKREAVQEERQRGKDKDGDGEGAGGAPEEMPVDRILEAELAVEQKSDQGVEGPGGTGGSGSSPNDPVTNICQAADKQLFTLVEWAKRIPHFSSLPLDDQVILLRAGWNELLIASFSHRSIDVRDGILLATGLHVHRNSAHSAGVGAIFDRVLTELVSKMRDMRMDKTELGCLRAIILFNPDAKGLSNPSEVEVLREKVYASLETYCKQKYPEQQGRFAKLLLRLPALRSIGLKCLEHLFFFKLIGDTPIDTFLMEMLEAPHQLA
- the RXRB gene encoding retinoic acid receptor RXR-beta isoform X4, translated to MPQGSVGRWGCEKKCIVGSRPGGGGDGPGWIPQRRRRRRWQAENNKPRSRSRGRLDGTGWATAGGINSTVSLPGGGSGPPEDVKPPVLGVRGLHCPPPPGGPGAGKRLCAICGDRSSGKHYGVYSCEGCKGFFKRTIRKDLTYSCRDNKDCTVDKRQRNRCQYCRYQKCLATGMKREAVQEERQRGKDKDGDGEGAGGAPEEMPVDRILEAELAVEQKSDQGVEGPGGTGGSGSSPNDPVTNICQAADKQLFTLVEWAKRIPHFSSLPLDDQVILLRAGWNELLIASFSHRSIDVRDGILLATGLHVHRNSAHSAGVGAIFDRVLTELVSKMRDMRMDKTELGCLRAIILFNPDAKGLSNPSEVEVLREKVYASLETYCKQKYPEQQGRFAKLLLRLPALRSIGLKCLEHLFFFKLIGDTPIDTFLMEMLEAPHQLA
- the RXRB gene encoding retinoic acid receptor RXR-beta isoform X3; translation: MPQGSVGRWGCEKKCIVGSRPGGGGDGPGWIPQRRRRRRWQAENNKPRSRSRGRLDGTGWATAGGINSTVSLPGGGSGPPEDVKPPVLGVRGLHCPPPPGGPGAGKRLCAICGDRSSGKHYGVYSCEGCKGFFKRTIRKDLTYSCRDNKDCTVDKRQRNRCQYCRYQKCLATGMKREAVQEERQRGKDKDGDGEGAGGAPEEMPVDRILEAELAVEQKSDQGVEGPGGTGGSGSSPNDPVTNICQAADKQLFTLVEWAKRIPHFSSLPLDDQVILLRAGWNELLIASFSHRSIDVRDGILLATGLHVHRNSAHSAGVGAIFDRSLSRVLTELVSKMRDMRMDKTELGCLRAIILFNPDAKGLSNPSEVEVLREKVYASLETYCKQKYPEQQGRFAKLLLRLPALRSIGLKCLEHLFFFKLIGDTPIDTFLMEMLEAPHQLA